A genomic segment from Streptosporangiales bacterium encodes:
- a CDS encoding TIGR03618 family F420-dependent PPOX class oxidoreductase, which yields MAKPPLPAKLVELLKRPNPAVMATVRPDGTPVSVATWYLWDEGRVLFNLDAGRKRLEHLEANPRVSLTVLDDDSWYRHVSVQGTVTLEPDSDLADIDRLSRYYTDKPYPNRNSVRVSAWLDVDAYHAWNVG from the coding sequence GTGGCCAAGCCGCCGCTGCCCGCCAAGCTCGTGGAGCTGCTGAAGCGCCCCAACCCCGCCGTCATGGCGACGGTGCGCCCGGACGGCACGCCCGTGTCGGTGGCGACCTGGTACCTGTGGGACGAGGGACGCGTGCTGTTCAACCTCGACGCCGGCCGCAAGCGGCTCGAGCACCTCGAGGCGAATCCCCGGGTCTCGCTGACGGTGCTCGACGACGACTCGTGGTACCGGCACGTGAGCGTGCAGGGCACCGTCACGCTGGAACCCGACTCCGACCTCGCCGACATCGACCGGCTCTCGCGGTACTACACCGACAAGCCGTACCCGAACAGGAACAGCGTTCGCGTCAGCGCCTGGCTGGACGTCGACGCGTACCACGCCTGGAACGTCGGCTGA
- a CDS encoding ring-opening amidohydrolase: MPEAIEVRKVPLHSVSDASELAALIDDGVLEADRVVAVIGKTEGNGGVNDYTRIIADRAFREVLVAKGTRSDDEVRQVPIVWSGGTDGVISPHATVFATLPADRATPSDEPRLTVGFAMSERLLPEEIGRTGMIEKVAAAVTEAMSRAGITDPADVHYVQTKTPLLTIDTIRDAKSRGHTVWTEHTLESMDLSNGCTALGVGLALGEIEKPTDEQVLEDRSLYSAVASCSSGVELDRAQVVVVGNARGVGGRYRIGHAVMSDALDTDGIWAAIGDAGLDLPDRPHPSDIDGRLVNVFLKCEVSQDGQVRGRRNAMLDDSDVHWHRQIKACVGGVAASVTGDPAVFVSVSAAHQGPDGGGPVAAIVDLG; this comes from the coding sequence ATGCCCGAAGCGATCGAGGTACGCAAGGTCCCGCTGCACTCCGTCAGTGACGCGTCCGAGCTGGCCGCGCTGATCGACGACGGCGTGCTCGAGGCCGACCGGGTCGTCGCGGTCATCGGTAAGACCGAGGGCAACGGCGGGGTGAACGACTACACCAGGATCATCGCCGACCGGGCGTTCCGCGAGGTGCTCGTGGCCAAGGGCACCCGCTCCGATGACGAGGTCAGGCAGGTCCCGATCGTCTGGTCCGGCGGTACCGACGGCGTCATCAGCCCGCACGCGACCGTCTTCGCGACGCTACCCGCCGACCGGGCCACACCGTCCGACGAGCCGCGGCTCACCGTCGGGTTCGCGATGAGCGAGCGGCTGCTGCCCGAGGAGATCGGCCGCACCGGCATGATCGAGAAGGTCGCCGCCGCCGTCACCGAGGCCATGTCACGCGCGGGCATCACCGACCCGGCCGACGTCCACTACGTGCAGACCAAGACTCCGCTGCTCACCATCGACACCATCCGCGACGCGAAGAGCCGCGGACACACCGTCTGGACCGAACACACGCTGGAGTCGATGGACCTCTCGAACGGCTGCACGGCGCTCGGTGTCGGGTTGGCACTCGGCGAGATCGAGAAGCCGACGGACGAGCAGGTGCTGGAGGACCGTTCGCTGTACTCGGCCGTCGCGTCGTGCTCGTCGGGCGTCGAGCTCGACCGCGCGCAGGTGGTCGTCGTCGGCAACGCACGCGGCGTCGGCGGACGCTACCGGATCGGCCACGCGGTCATGAGCGACGCGCTCGACACCGACGGCATCTGGGCCGCGATCGGCGACGCCGGGCTCGACCTTCCCGACCGACCGCACCCGTCCGACATCGACGGCCGGCTCGTCAACGTGTTCCTCAAGTGCGAGGTGAGCCAGGACGGCCAGGTGCGCGGACGCCGCAACGCGATGCTCGACGACTCCGACGTGCACTGGCACCGGCAGATCAAGGCCTGCGTCGGCGGCGTGGCCGCCTCGGTCACCGGCGACCCGGCCGTGTTCGTCTCGGTGTCGGCGGCGCACCAGGGCCCCGACGGCGGCGGCCCGGTCGCCGCGATCGTCGACCTGGGCTGA
- a CDS encoding carbamate kinase produces the protein MRVLVALGGNAMTAPDGSARPGDQIAAATVAMERVADLVAAGHDVALTHGNGPQVGNLLVKNELAAEVVPPVPLDWCGAQTQGTLGFVLLDALQYALAERRVERPVAALVTRTRVDRDDPGLRRPSKPIGRYLSAAEAQTMIEHGQTWEDRGMRGWRRIVASPEPREVLDSAAARVLMDAGHVVVVGGGGGIPVVRDPDGSLRGVEAVIDKDLTADLLARDLAADVLVVATDVEHVLVGYGTQDERPVRHTTPAELRTLADKGEFASGSMGPKVEAVCRFVEAGGTRAVITSLAHIGDAVTADAGTVVQAHPEGGPAIRKDPV, from the coding sequence ATGCGTGTGCTCGTCGCCCTCGGGGGCAATGCGATGACGGCGCCGGACGGCTCGGCGCGTCCCGGTGACCAGATCGCCGCGGCGACGGTGGCGATGGAACGGGTGGCCGACCTCGTCGCGGCCGGTCACGACGTCGCGCTGACCCACGGGAACGGTCCGCAGGTCGGCAACCTGCTGGTGAAGAACGAGCTCGCGGCCGAGGTCGTCCCGCCGGTGCCGCTCGACTGGTGCGGGGCGCAGACCCAGGGCACCCTCGGCTTCGTCCTGCTCGATGCGCTGCAGTACGCACTCGCCGAGCGGAGGGTCGAGCGGCCGGTCGCGGCGCTCGTGACGCGTACGCGGGTCGACCGCGACGATCCGGGACTGCGCAGGCCGAGCAAGCCGATCGGCCGTTACCTCTCGGCGGCCGAGGCGCAGACGATGATCGAGCACGGCCAGACCTGGGAGGACCGCGGTATGCGTGGCTGGCGCAGGATCGTCGCGTCACCCGAGCCTCGCGAGGTGCTCGACTCCGCCGCGGCCCGGGTGCTGATGGACGCGGGTCACGTGGTCGTCGTCGGGGGCGGCGGCGGGATCCCGGTCGTCCGCGATCCGGATGGCAGCCTGCGCGGCGTCGAGGCCGTCATCGACAAGGACCTCACCGCCGACCTGCTCGCCCGCGACCTCGCGGCCGACGTGCTCGTCGTCGCCACCGACGTCGAGCACGTCCTCGTCGGCTACGGCACGCAGGACGAGCGTCCCGTCCGGCACACGACGCCCGCGGAGCTGCGGACGCTCGCCGACAAGGGCGAGTTCGCGAGCGGCTCGATGGGCCCGAAGGTCGAGGCCGTGTGCCGGTTCGTCGAGGCCGGCGGCACGCGTGCGGTCATCACGTCGCTGGCGCACATCGGTGACGCGGTCACCGCCGATGCCGGTACCGTCGTGCAGGCACACCCCGAGGGAGGCCCCGCTATCAGGAAGGACCCCGTCTGA
- a CDS encoding FAD-binding protein translates to MTTTISLDRFDGLLLRPGDSGYDDARTVWNAMVDRRPRLIARCATVADVSRAVRAARDLDLEIGVKCGGHGILGPAVPDDGLMIDLTPMGEVRVDPERRRAWVQGGALLGALDREAQRHGLATMAGNVSHTGVGGLTLGGGMGWLARQYGLSCDNVVSYQVVTADGETVRASRTENPELFWALRGGGGNFGIVTEFEFQLHDVGTRSLSVEHVFPLDGAEPAVRRWCELNAEAPRQATYAATAGADAVVALGFVWIGDPDEGRRHASVLRALGRPLEERVEELSYVDLQRREDTVEMHALRRYFKGHFLKQLSDGAVEAFLYRGSTGGEPPAARVSLQAYGGAIADVPDEDSAFGHRDTLFEFVTAASWADPADDEARMAATRRAAAAMAPWADGVYVNILGDDGQDGVERAYPPAKLARLTSLKTDMDPHNVFHLNQNIRPRTVS, encoded by the coding sequence ATGACGACGACCATCTCCCTCGACCGGTTCGACGGTCTGCTGCTGCGGCCCGGTGACTCGGGCTACGACGATGCCCGCACCGTCTGGAACGCGATGGTGGACCGGCGCCCGCGACTGATCGCCCGGTGCGCGACGGTCGCCGACGTGTCCCGGGCGGTGCGCGCTGCCCGCGACCTCGACCTGGAGATCGGCGTCAAGTGCGGCGGGCACGGGATCCTCGGCCCTGCCGTCCCCGACGACGGGCTGATGATCGACCTGACCCCGATGGGCGAGGTGCGGGTCGACCCCGAGCGCCGCCGCGCCTGGGTGCAGGGCGGCGCGTTGCTCGGTGCTCTCGATCGTGAGGCGCAGCGCCACGGGCTGGCGACGATGGCCGGCAACGTCTCGCACACCGGCGTCGGCGGTCTCACCCTCGGGGGCGGCATGGGCTGGCTCGCCAGGCAGTACGGCCTCTCCTGCGACAACGTCGTCTCGTACCAGGTGGTGACCGCGGACGGCGAGACCGTCCGCGCGAGTCGCACCGAGAACCCCGAGCTGTTCTGGGCCCTGCGGGGCGGCGGTGGCAACTTCGGCATCGTCACCGAGTTCGAGTTCCAGCTGCACGACGTTGGCACCAGGTCGCTCTCGGTCGAGCACGTCTTCCCGCTCGACGGCGCGGAACCGGCGGTGCGCCGCTGGTGCGAGCTGAACGCGGAGGCGCCGCGGCAGGCGACGTACGCGGCGACGGCGGGTGCCGATGCCGTGGTCGCGCTCGGCTTCGTCTGGATCGGCGACCCCGACGAGGGTCGCCGGCACGCCTCCGTGCTGCGCGCGCTCGGGCGCCCCCTGGAGGAGCGCGTCGAGGAGCTCTCGTACGTCGACCTGCAGCGCCGCGAGGACACGGTGGAGATGCACGCGCTGCGTCGCTACTTCAAGGGCCACTTCCTGAAGCAGCTCTCCGACGGTGCCGTCGAGGCGTTCCTGTACCGCGGGTCGACCGGAGGTGAGCCGCCGGCCGCGAGGGTCAGCCTGCAGGCCTACGGCGGCGCGATCGCGGACGTCCCCGACGAGGACTCGGCGTTCGGCCACCGCGACACCCTGTTCGAGTTCGTCACGGCCGCGTCCTGGGCCGACCCGGCGGACGACGAGGCACGCATGGCGGCCACCAGGCGCGCGGCGGCGGCGATGGCCCCCTGGGCCGACGGTGTGTACGTCAACATCCTCGGCGACGACGGCCAGGACGGCGTGGAGCGCGCCTACCCGCCGGCCAAGCTGGCCAGGCTGACGTCGCTGAAGACCGACATGGACCCACACAACGTCTTCCACCTGAACCAGAACATCCGACCGCGCACGGTCTCCTAG
- a CDS encoding VOC family protein, translated as MDVDLFAGVAVSDLQRAIGWFESFLGDAESFDPNDTERVWTVAEHRHLYAVLEPDHAGHARVTLFLDDFDDFVDAAALRGIEPETRETYGNGVRKALYRDPDGNEIGIGGAPVEGSAPPP; from the coding sequence ATGGACGTTGACCTGTTCGCCGGTGTCGCCGTGAGCGACCTCCAGCGCGCCATCGGCTGGTTCGAGAGCTTCCTGGGCGACGCCGAGTCGTTCGACCCGAACGACACTGAGCGCGTCTGGACGGTGGCGGAGCACCGCCATCTGTATGCCGTACTGGAACCCGACCACGCCGGGCACGCCCGGGTCACCCTGTTTCTCGACGACTTCGACGACTTCGTCGACGCCGCCGCGTTGCGGGGCATCGAACCGGAGACGCGGGAGACCTACGGGAACGGCGTGCGCAAGGCCCTGTATCGCGACCCGGACGGCAACGAGATCGGTATCGGTGGTGCCCCTGTCGAGGGCTCCGCGCCGCCTCCGTGA
- a CDS encoding CoA transferase has product MSAVTEGTGPLAGTVVVDLTRALAGPHAGMMLGDLGARVIKVETPGRGDDTRGWGPPFVEPEAEGGATESTYFLSCNRNKESIALDLKSDDGRETLAGLVRRADVLLENFRTGVLDRLGFTTERLFELNPRLVVLSITGFGHDGPDGGRAGYDQIAQGEAGLMSVTGPGPDDAQRVGVPIGDLLAGMYGAYGVLAALLDRERTGRGQVVRTSLLAAIVGVHAFQGTAWTVAGKVGRAQGNHHPAICPYGLFRCRDGAVQIAVGTEALWARLCTAFGLDASAEGMATNSERVGNRPDVIAAVETAFADRDAEPLLAELAAIGVPAGKVRSIDEVYDWDQTASQGLLVDVDHATLGTVAVPGPPLRFFDAGGEETTRRDHAAPPVLDGDAARIRAWLSDE; this is encoded by the coding sequence ATGTCAGCGGTCACAGAAGGAACTGGGCCACTCGCCGGAACCGTCGTCGTCGACCTCACCCGGGCGCTCGCCGGGCCGCACGCCGGCATGATGCTCGGCGACCTCGGCGCGCGGGTCATCAAGGTCGAGACGCCGGGCAGGGGCGACGACACGCGGGGGTGGGGGCCGCCGTTCGTCGAGCCCGAGGCCGAGGGCGGCGCCACGGAGTCGACGTACTTCCTGTCCTGCAACCGCAACAAGGAGTCCATCGCGCTCGACCTCAAGAGCGACGACGGCAGGGAGACGCTCGCCGGGCTCGTCCGGCGCGCGGACGTGCTGCTGGAGAACTTCCGCACCGGTGTTCTCGACCGGCTGGGGTTCACCACCGAGCGGCTGTTCGAGCTGAACCCGCGGCTCGTCGTGCTGTCGATCACCGGGTTCGGGCACGACGGGCCGGACGGCGGCCGCGCCGGCTACGACCAGATCGCGCAGGGCGAGGCCGGGCTGATGTCGGTGACCGGGCCGGGTCCCGACGACGCCCAGCGCGTGGGTGTGCCGATCGGCGACCTGCTCGCCGGCATGTACGGCGCGTACGGCGTGCTCGCCGCGCTGCTCGACCGCGAACGCACCGGCCGCGGCCAGGTGGTGCGTACCTCGCTGCTCGCCGCGATCGTGGGTGTGCACGCGTTCCAGGGCACCGCGTGGACCGTCGCGGGCAAGGTCGGGCGGGCGCAGGGCAACCACCATCCGGCGATCTGTCCGTACGGGCTCTTCCGCTGCCGCGACGGCGCCGTCCAGATCGCGGTGGGCACCGAGGCGCTGTGGGCACGCCTGTGCACGGCGTTCGGGCTCGACGCGAGCGCCGAGGGCATGGCCACCAACAGTGAACGCGTCGGCAATCGACCCGACGTGATCGCGGCCGTCGAGACCGCGTTCGCCGACCGCGACGCCGAGCCCCTGCTCGCCGAGCTCGCCGCGATCGGCGTGCCCGCGGGCAAGGTCCGTTCGATCGACGAGGTGTACGACTGGGACCAGACCGCGAGCCAGGGCCTGCTCGTCGACGTCGACCACGCCACGCTCGGCACGGTCGCCGTGCCCGGCCCGCCGCTGCGGTTCTTCGACGCCGGGGGCGAGGAGACCACGCGGCGCGACCACGCGGCACCCCCGGTGCTCGACGGAGACGCGGCGCGCATCCGCGCCTGGCTGAGCGACGAGTAG
- a CDS encoding MerR family transcriptional regulator: MRVAELSERSDVPVPTIKYYLREGLLPRGERTGPNQAHYDDRHERRLRLIRALTEVGGLSIAATRDVLSSVDDPEASLDLRLGRAVGSVTRAQVTAGEQERAEARRIVDELIERRGWIDTAHPARDNLVEVIAGLNGIAGEFLIAGIDRYADAVELIARVDLDVTRSITDTDAVIEAAVVGTIAGDALLAALRRLAQVNESGRRIGLS; this comes from the coding sequence ATGCGAGTCGCGGAGCTGAGTGAGCGGTCCGACGTACCCGTGCCGACGATCAAGTACTACCTCCGTGAGGGTCTGCTGCCGCGTGGCGAGCGCACGGGGCCCAACCAGGCCCACTACGACGACCGGCACGAGCGGCGGCTCCGACTGATCAGGGCGTTGACCGAGGTGGGCGGCCTCTCGATCGCTGCCACGCGCGACGTCCTCTCGTCCGTCGACGATCCGGAGGCGTCTCTCGACCTGCGGCTCGGCCGGGCCGTCGGCAGCGTCACCAGGGCGCAGGTCACCGCGGGCGAGCAGGAGCGCGCCGAGGCGCGGCGGATCGTCGACGAGCTCATCGAGCGACGCGGCTGGATCGACACGGCCCACCCGGCGCGCGACAACCTCGTCGAGGTGATCGCCGGCCTGAACGGCATCGCCGGCGAGTTCCTGATCGCCGGGATCGACCGCTACGCCGACGCCGTGGAGCTCATCGCGCGCGTCGACCTCGACGTGACGCGGAGCATCACCGACACCGACGCGGTGATCGAGGCCGCGGTCGTCGGCACCATCGCCGGTGACGCACTGCTCGCCGCCCTGCGACGGCTGGCCCAGGTCAACGAGTCGGGACGCCGCATCGGCCTCTCCTGA
- a CDS encoding DUF4281 domain-containing protein, producing the protein MSTYIELLFDVTFYVAAPFWALMIFAPGWSVTRRIIGSPLIVLPPLVVFVLVMGPDLGAFLAAVSRPTLDGVQALVSSPEGTAAIWAQVIAWDLFIGRWMYLDSRERRIHPLVMAPVLLVTILISPLGLPAYFALRLPLTRRRDQAAADTAGRTTAVAG; encoded by the coding sequence ATGAGCACCTACATCGAGCTGCTCTTCGACGTCACGTTCTACGTGGCCGCGCCGTTCTGGGCGTTGATGATCTTCGCCCCCGGCTGGTCGGTGACCCGCCGCATCATCGGCTCACCGCTGATCGTGCTTCCCCCGCTCGTCGTGTTCGTCCTCGTCATGGGCCCGGATCTCGGCGCCTTCCTGGCCGCGGTGAGCCGGCCGACCCTCGACGGGGTCCAGGCTCTGGTGAGCAGCCCCGAGGGCACGGCGGCGATCTGGGCGCAGGTGATCGCCTGGGACCTGTTCATCGGGCGCTGGATGTACCTCGACAGCCGTGAGCGCCGCATCCACCCGCTGGTCATGGCGCCGGTGCTGCTGGTGACGATCCTCATCTCGCCGCTCGGGCTGCCGGCGTACTTCGCGCTGCGCCTACCGCTCACCCGGCGAAGGGATCAGGCAGCTGCGGACACCGCCGGACGCACGACCGCCGTCGCCGGGTGA